One genomic region from Argentina anserina chromosome 2, drPotAnse1.1, whole genome shotgun sequence encodes:
- the LOC126783594 gene encoding mediator of RNA polymerase II transcription subunit 30: MEENEANASATNPKTTQELAVEGQKHLEETIQSAFQILSSMNDELCNPLLWSINSSANGVVHSDSSSSENTNAQNHGDSGGPGAGGALEEARFRYKNSVTALRAVLAAIPNSQKESSETGSSGDETEIQKLEEQASNLRKELVKKNAYVKVLIDQIRDLVTDISTWQSPCSV, translated from the exons atggaAGAGAATGAGGCGAATGCATCAGCAACTAACCCTAAGACGACGCAGGAGCTAGCAGTAGAAGGTCAGAAGCATCTAGAAGAAACGATACAGTCAGCTTTCCAGATCCTCTCCTCCATGAACGACGAGCTCTGCAACCCGCTCCTCTGGTCCATCAATTCCTCCGCAAACGGCGTCGTGCATAGCGATTCGTCGTCTTCTGAGAACACTAATGCCCAGAATCACGGCGACTCTGGCGGTCCCGGAGCTGGCGGAGCTCTTGAGGAGGCTCGGTTTCGGTATAAGAACTCCGTGACGGCGCTCCGGGCTGTTTTGGCTGCAATTCCTAATTCTCAGAAG GAATCATCTGAAACTGGTTCGTCTGGAGATGAAACTGAAATTCAGAAGTTGGAAGAGCAAGCCTCCAATTTGAGAAAG GAGCTTGTGAAGAAAAATGCATATGTCAAGGTTCTTATAGATCAGATACGAGATCTTGTCACCGACATATCTACCTGGCAAAGTCCTTGTTCTGTCTGA
- the LOC126783590 gene encoding glutathione S-transferase-like, which produces MATPVKVYGPPISTAVSRVLACLLEKEVPYQLVPVNMAKGEHKKPEYLKIQPFGQVPAFEDEGFTLFESRSICRYICEKYAKQGNKGLYGENPLAKASIDQWLEAEGQSFNPPSSVLVFQLAFAPRMKLKQDQTAIRQNEEKLKKVLDVYEERLRESQFLAGDAFTLADLSHLPNTHYLINATDMGELFTERDNVGRWWSEISSRESWKKVVEMQKPA; this is translated from the exons ATGGCGACACCGGTTAAAGTGTACGGGCCACCGATATCCACCGCTGTGTCCAGAGTGTTGGCCTGTCTCCTTGAGAAAGAAGTGCCCTATCAGCTCGTTCCAGTCAACATGGCCAAAGGCGAGCACAAGAAGCCTGAATACCTCAAGATCCAG CCATTTGGACAAGTGCCGGCTTTTGAAGACGAAGGCTTCACCCTTTTCG AATCTAGGTCGATATGCCGATACATATGTGAGAAGTATGCAAAGCAGGGAAATAAGGGCTTGTATGGGGAGAACCCATTGGCAAAGGCCTCCATAGATCAGTGGCTAGAAGCCGAAGGTCAAAGCTTCAACCCTCCAAGCTCAGTTCTGGTGTTTCAGCTCGCATTCGCACCGAGAATGAAGCTGAAGCAGGATCAAACGGCAATCAGGCAGAACGAAGAGAAGCTGAAGAAGGTGCTGGACGTGTACGAAGAGAGGCTGAGGGAGAGCCAGTTCTTGGCCGGCGATGCGTTCACTCTAGCTGACCTTTCTCACTTACCCAACACACACTACTTGATCAATGCCACCGATATGGGAGAGCtgtttacagaaagagacaATGTGGGCAGGTGGTGGTCGGAGATATCAAGCCGAGAGTCGTGGAAGAAGGTGGTCGAAATGCAGAAGCCTGCTTGA
- the LOC126783593 gene encoding U11/U12 small nuclear ribonucleoprotein 25 kDa protein, whose translation MTETTTTGESSVGLEGYKENNIKKARLQSTLAALINDPILSDVPRKPTLSDVDTLLSLELGSAMRINVLKLDATSFDVALSNSATVKDLKLAIKTKVNEMEQSKMGHRHISWKHVWRNFCISYHNEKLLDDNAAVEEYGIRNNSQVHFVACVMSKDSRRHSKRRRHRFFHGLSKRM comes from the exons ATGACGGAGACTACGACGACGGGAGAGTCGAGTGTTGGCTTAGAAGGATACAAGGAAAACAACATAAAGAAAGCGAGGTTGCAGTCGACGCTGGCCGCGCTTATAAACGATCCCATACTTTCCGACGTCCCCAGAAAACCGACCCTATCGGATGTCGACACTCTCCTCAGCCTCGAACTCGGCAGCGCCATGCGCATCAATGTCCTCAAACTCGACGCTACTTCTTTCG ATGTGGCGCTGTCGAACTCTGCTACGGTGAAGGACCTCAAGCTTGCGATCAAAACGAAAGTTAACGAGATGGAGCAGTCCAAGATGGGTCACCGCCACATTTCATG GAAGCATGTGTGGCGGAATTTTTGCATCTCATACCACAATGAGAAGTTACTGGACGACAATGCGGCTGTTGAGGAGTACGGCATTCGCAACAATTCTCAG GTGCATTTTGTTGCTTGTGTTATGTCAAAGGATTCTAGGAGGCATTCGAAGAGGAGGAGACATCGCTTCTTTCATGGTCTTAGCAAGCGAATGTGA
- the LOC126783583 gene encoding serine/threonine-protein kinase STY46-like isoform X2, with translation MVAVIMAEEDTESRCSIPADFSPALTRKQKLKVNIYNEVLVRLKRSDVPEAQQPGFEDELWAHFNRLPTRYALDVNVERAQDVLMHKRLLHMAHDPATRPAVEVRLVQVNSSSGSNSSRKADTQCAGFAGKQSHPPPAFGLSEDLELAFEAKKLQVQHGNDTANAVPRPMHEITISTNDKPKLLSELTSLLSDIGLNIQEAHAFSTTDGYSLDVFVVDGWKCEESERLRQALAKEILLSENPCLDYNVISPVLRQDTGIIGDHVSTSTEDKDIWELDASLLTYEKKIASGSNGDLYQGSFCGQDVAIKVLSTDRLNETMKEFTQEVSILRKVRHKNVVQFIGACTKPPNLCIVTEFLTGGSMYDFLHKQKGAFSLQSLLKVAVDVSRGMKYLHQNNIIHRDLKAANLLMDGNGIVKVADFGIARVQAQSGIMTAETGTYRWMAPEVIEHKPYDHKADVFSFGIVLWELLTGKLPYETLTPLQAALGVVKKGLRPPIPKHTNPMLVELMESCWQHDASLRPEFSEIVNMLRQMARRVADEREDRRKGKSAKVVPTLRHGSAE, from the exons ATGGTGGCGGTGATCATGGCGGAGGAAGACACGGAGAGTCGGTGTAGCATACCAGCGGATTTTTCGCCGGCTTTGACCCGGAAGCAGAAGCTCAAAGTGAATATCTACAATGAAGTTCTGGTTCGGCTCAAGCGGTCGGATGTTCCGGAGGCCCAACAACCCGGTTTCGAAGATGAACTCTGGGCTCATTTCAATCGCCTCCCGACTAG ATATGCTTTAGATGTGAATGTGGAGAGAGCACAAGATGTTCTCATGCATAAAAGACTGTTGCATATGGCACATGACCCGGCCACTAGACCCGCAGTAGAAGTCCGTCTTGTGCAG GTTAATTCGTCTTCTGGTTCAAACTCATCCAGAAAGGCAGATACTCAGTGTGCTGGTTTTGCTGGCAAACAGAG TCATCCACCACCAGCTTTTGGTTTATCGGAAGACCTTGAACTTGCTTTTGAAGCCAAGAAGCTACAAGTTCAACATGGGAATGATACTGCAAATGCCGTTCCAAG GCCGATGCATGAAATTACAATTTCAACTAATGACAAGCCCAAACTCCTCAGTGAG TTGACATCCTTATTATCAGACATCGgactgaacattcaagaagcACATGCCTTTTCTACAACAGATGGCTACTCCTTGGATGTCTTTGTTGTTGATGGTTGGAAATGTGAG GAAAGTGAACGGCTTAGACAGGCATTGGCAAAAGAAATACTATTGAGTGAG AATCCTTGCTTGGATTATAATGTCATTTCGCCCGTTTTGAGACAAGACACTGGAATCATTGGTGATCATGTAAGCACATCCACTGAAGATAAAGATATCTGGGAACTTGATGCAAGCCTATTGActtatgaaaagaaaattgcgTCTGGATCAAATGGTGATTT ATATCAAGGTTCTTTCTGTGGTCAAGATGTGGCCATTAAAGTTCTTAGCACTGACCGCCTAAATGAAACTATGAAAGAGTTTACTCAAGAAGTCTCTATCCTGAG AAAAGTTCGGCACAAGAATGTTGTTCAATTCATAGGGGCATGCACTAAACCTCCAAACCTCTGCATAGTTACTG AATTTTTGACTGGTGGAAGCATGTACGACTTTCTGCATAAACAAAAGGGTGCTTTCTCACTTCAGTCCTTGCTCAAAGTTGCAGTTGATGTTTCGAGGGGAATGAAATACTTGCACCAAAATAATATAATCCACAGGGACTTGAAAGCTGCTAATCTTTTAATGGATGGAAATGGA ATTGTGAAAGTAGCTGATTTTGGGATTGCTAGAGTACAGGCACAGTCCGGTATCATGACTGCAGAAACTGGCACATACCGTTGGATGGCTCCAGAG GTTATAGAACATAAACCTTATGATCACAAAGCTGATGTTTTTAGCTTTGGGATTGTTCTGTGGGAGCTTCTTACAGGAAAG CTTCCTTATGAGACCTTAACTCCACTTCAAGCAGCACTTGGCGTTGTCAAAAAG GGTCTGCGGCCTCCGATTCCTAAGCACACTAACCCTATGTTAGTGGAGTTAATGGAAAGTTGCTGGCAGCATGACGCATCATTGAGACCTGAGTTCTCGGAGATTGTAAATATGTTGCGACAGATGGCTAGGAGG GTTGCGGATGAAAGAGAGGACCGACGAAAGGGGAAATCAGCTAAAGTAGTACCCACTCTCAGGCATGGCAGTGCGGAATGA
- the LOC126783582 gene encoding mechanosensitive ion channel protein 8-like, translating into MAQRAEQVEVEIHGTGERSPVGTVGGESLRRRSKDQVLEDAPNSGGAQVLRRSSNASFSCKGWKPPMNKTRSRLIDPPDDRRTKSDRVGHSGRVVGKDDEDDGFDVEDIPEEYKRMKFNTLTLVQWVSLVCVLGALVCNLWIPMIRRQTVWDLPIWKWELLLLALICGRLASGWCIRLVVFFVERNFLLRKRVLYFVYGLRKAVQNCLWLGLVLVVWHLIFDKKVEKKTKSRILPHVTRTLVCFLVATLIWLVKTILVKVLALNFHVNAYFERIQDALFNQHVIETLSGPPLFERQHIQEEEEKAAAEIEEFQKAGACIPRELRATLLLRNGRVLGSGGLQCSPTIGRSPRYSSRPTTPKSVNQDDEISVNQLHQLNQKNVSAWNMRRMVNIIRHGSLTTLDENILDVEDDSTVEISTECQAKEAAKNIFLKVAKRGSKCIFLDDLMRFMDKDEALKTIRLFGVASEDDGINKSCLKNWVVSTFRERRALKLSLNDTKTAVDELHNLLSILVGVIIVITCLIILGLPITHFLVFISSQILLVVFIFGNTCKTVFEAIIFLFVMHPYDVGDRCEVDGVQMVVDEMNLLTTVFLKFDNQKIIYPNSVLATKPIANFYRSPDMGDAVDFCVHISTPLDKLAMVKERIKGYVETKTNHWHPAPMVILRDVEELNKLKISVWLTHRMNHQDMMARWTRRALLIEEMVKVFKELDIQYRLLPIDVNVRNMPSPSSKLPPNWTACAP; encoded by the exons ATGGCACAGAGAGCAGAGCAAGTAGAGGTCGAGATCCACGGTACCGGAGAAAGAAGCCCGGTTGGCACAGTTGGTGGGGAGTCACTCCGGCGGAGGAGCAAAGATCAGGTACTGGAGGATGCACCCAACTCGGGTGGAGCTCAAGTTCTGAGGCGTAGCTCAAACGCTTCGTTTTCTTGTAAAGGTTGGAAACCTCCAATGAACAAGACCAGGTCGAGGCTCATTGATCCACCTGACGATCGGCGGACCAAGTCAGATAGGGTGGGACATTCCGGAAGAGTGGTCGGCAAAGATGACGAGGACGATGGTTTTGACGTTGAGGATATTCCGGAAGAGTATAAGAGGATGAAGTTCAACACTTTGACGTTAGTTCAGTGGGTGAGTCTTGTTTGTGTTTTGGGTGCTTTAGTTTGTAATCTTTGGATTCCAATGATAAGGAGGCAAACGGTGTGGGATCTTCCGATTTGGAAATGGGAGTTGTTGCTTTTGGCATTGATTTGTGGGCGTTTGGCTTCAGGTTGGTGTATTCGTTTGGTTGTGTTCTTTGTGGAGAGAAATTTTCTGTTGAGGAAGAGggttttgtattttgtttatgGGTTGAGAAAGGCTGTGCAGAATTGTCTGTGGTTGGGTTTGGTTTTGGTGGTGTGGCATCTTATATTTGATAAGAAGGTTGAGAAGAAAACCAAGAGTAGGATCTTACCTCATGTGACTAGGACTCTTGTATGTTTTCTGGTTGCTACCTTAATTTGGCTTGTGAAAACAATACTCGTCAAGGTTCTTGCTTTGAATTTCCATGTCAATGCCTATTTCGAACGAATCCAGGATGCATTGTTCAACCAGCATGTAATTGAGACGCTTTCTGGTCCTCCTTTGTTCGAAAGGCAGCACAtacaagaagaagaggaaaaggCTGCCGCGGAGATTGAGgagtttcagaaggctggggCTTGTATACCTCGCGAGCTCAGGGCAACTCTTCTTCTAAGGAATGGGAGAGTTTTGGGGAGTGGTGGACTGCAGTGTAGCCCCACAATCGGCAGGAGTCCTAGATATTCCTCTAGGCCTACAACGCCTAAATCTGTGAACCAAGATGATGAGATCTCAGTTAACCAATTGCATCAGCTGAATCAGAAGAATGTTTCGGCTTGGAATATGAGGAGAATGGTGAATATCATCCGGCATGGCTCCTTAACCACTCTAGATGAAAACATACTGGATGTTGAGGACGACTCTACAGTGGAGATCAGCACTGAATGCCAGGCAAAAGAGGCAGCCAAGAACATATTCCTCAAAGTAGCCAAGCGGGGGTCAAA ATGCATTTTTCTTGACGATTTGATGCGCTTTATGGATAAAGATGAAGCCTTGAAGACAATTCGTCTCTTCGGAGTAGCAAGTGAAGATGATGGCATCAACAAGTCTTGTCTCAAAAACTGGGTG GTGAGTACATTTCGAGAGAGAAGAGCTCTAAAATTATCTCTGAATGATACAAAAACAGCAGTGGATGAACTCCACAACTTATTAAGCATTCTCGTGGGTGTGATCATTGTGATAACCTGTCTCATTATACTTGGGCTTCCAATCACCCACTTCCTTGTGTTCATAAGCTCCCAGATTCTTTTGGTCGTATTTATATTTGGGAACACTTGCAAGACAGTTTTCGAAGCAATCATCTTTCTGTTTGTAATGCACCCATATGATGTGGGTGATCGTTGTGAAGTGGATGGAGTCCAG ATGGTAGTTGATGAGATGAATCTATTAACAACAGTGTTTCTGAAGTTTGATAACCAGAAGATTATATACCCCAACAGTGTTCTTGCTACCAAGCCAATTGCTAACTTTTACCGCAGTCCTGACATGGGAGATGCTGTTGATTTCTGTGTTCACATATCAACTCCATTGGATAAGTTGGCCATGGTGAAAGAAAGAATCAAAGG GTACGTTGAAACTAAGACTAACCATTGGCACCCAGCACCAATGGTGATCTTAAGGGATGTAGAGGAACTGAACAAACTGAAGATATCAGTGTGGCTTACACACAGAATGAACCATCAGGACATGATGGCGAGATGGACTAGGAGAGCCCTTCTGATCGAAGAAATGGTCAAAGTGTTCAAAGAACTCGACATTCAGTACCGCTTGCTGCCTATCGATGTCAATGTCCGAAACATGCCAAGTCCATCCTCCAAACTCCCTCCAAATTGGACTGCTTGTGCTCCCTAA
- the LOC126783583 gene encoding serine/threonine-protein kinase STY46-like isoform X1 — MVAVIMAEEDTESRCSIPADFSPALTRKQKLKVNIYNEVLVRLKRSDVPEAQQPGFEDELWAHFNRLPTRYALDVNVERAQDVLMHKRLLHMAHDPATRPAVEVRLVQVNSSSGSNSSRKADTQCAGFAGKQSHPPPAFGLSEDLELAFEAKKLQVQHGNDTANAVPRPMHEITISTNDKPKLLSEPMFLHQNASKLLVGDATCNISLDIGLNIQEAHAFSTTDGYSLDVFVVDGWKCEESERLRQALAKEILLSENPCLDYNVISPVLRQDTGIIGDHVSTSTEDKDIWELDASLLTYEKKIASGSNGDLYQGSFCGQDVAIKVLSTDRLNETMKEFTQEVSILRKVRHKNVVQFIGACTKPPNLCIVTEFLTGGSMYDFLHKQKGAFSLQSLLKVAVDVSRGMKYLHQNNIIHRDLKAANLLMDGNGIVKVADFGIARVQAQSGIMTAETGTYRWMAPEVIEHKPYDHKADVFSFGIVLWELLTGKLPYETLTPLQAALGVVKKGLRPPIPKHTNPMLVELMESCWQHDASLRPEFSEIVNMLRQMARRVADEREDRRKGKSAKVVPTLRHGSAE; from the exons ATGGTGGCGGTGATCATGGCGGAGGAAGACACGGAGAGTCGGTGTAGCATACCAGCGGATTTTTCGCCGGCTTTGACCCGGAAGCAGAAGCTCAAAGTGAATATCTACAATGAAGTTCTGGTTCGGCTCAAGCGGTCGGATGTTCCGGAGGCCCAACAACCCGGTTTCGAAGATGAACTCTGGGCTCATTTCAATCGCCTCCCGACTAG ATATGCTTTAGATGTGAATGTGGAGAGAGCACAAGATGTTCTCATGCATAAAAGACTGTTGCATATGGCACATGACCCGGCCACTAGACCCGCAGTAGAAGTCCGTCTTGTGCAG GTTAATTCGTCTTCTGGTTCAAACTCATCCAGAAAGGCAGATACTCAGTGTGCTGGTTTTGCTGGCAAACAGAG TCATCCACCACCAGCTTTTGGTTTATCGGAAGACCTTGAACTTGCTTTTGAAGCCAAGAAGCTACAAGTTCAACATGGGAATGATACTGCAAATGCCGTTCCAAG GCCGATGCATGAAATTACAATTTCAACTAATGACAAGCCCAAACTCCTCAGTGAG CCGATGTTTCTACACCAGAATGCTTCAAAACTTCTGGTTGGAGATGCTACCTGTAATATTAGTCTGG ACATCGgactgaacattcaagaagcACATGCCTTTTCTACAACAGATGGCTACTCCTTGGATGTCTTTGTTGTTGATGGTTGGAAATGTGAG GAAAGTGAACGGCTTAGACAGGCATTGGCAAAAGAAATACTATTGAGTGAG AATCCTTGCTTGGATTATAATGTCATTTCGCCCGTTTTGAGACAAGACACTGGAATCATTGGTGATCATGTAAGCACATCCACTGAAGATAAAGATATCTGGGAACTTGATGCAAGCCTATTGActtatgaaaagaaaattgcgTCTGGATCAAATGGTGATTT ATATCAAGGTTCTTTCTGTGGTCAAGATGTGGCCATTAAAGTTCTTAGCACTGACCGCCTAAATGAAACTATGAAAGAGTTTACTCAAGAAGTCTCTATCCTGAG AAAAGTTCGGCACAAGAATGTTGTTCAATTCATAGGGGCATGCACTAAACCTCCAAACCTCTGCATAGTTACTG AATTTTTGACTGGTGGAAGCATGTACGACTTTCTGCATAAACAAAAGGGTGCTTTCTCACTTCAGTCCTTGCTCAAAGTTGCAGTTGATGTTTCGAGGGGAATGAAATACTTGCACCAAAATAATATAATCCACAGGGACTTGAAAGCTGCTAATCTTTTAATGGATGGAAATGGA ATTGTGAAAGTAGCTGATTTTGGGATTGCTAGAGTACAGGCACAGTCCGGTATCATGACTGCAGAAACTGGCACATACCGTTGGATGGCTCCAGAG GTTATAGAACATAAACCTTATGATCACAAAGCTGATGTTTTTAGCTTTGGGATTGTTCTGTGGGAGCTTCTTACAGGAAAG CTTCCTTATGAGACCTTAACTCCACTTCAAGCAGCACTTGGCGTTGTCAAAAAG GGTCTGCGGCCTCCGATTCCTAAGCACACTAACCCTATGTTAGTGGAGTTAATGGAAAGTTGCTGGCAGCATGACGCATCATTGAGACCTGAGTTCTCGGAGATTGTAAATATGTTGCGACAGATGGCTAGGAGG GTTGCGGATGAAAGAGAGGACCGACGAAAGGGGAAATCAGCTAAAGTAGTACCCACTCTCAGGCATGGCAGTGCGGAATGA
- the LOC126783596 gene encoding high mobility group B protein 9, whose translation MPRVAKGESSRGLQSVHYYPAPLSTHDEVVNDSVVFWDTLRRFHFMMNTRFMIPVIGGKELDLHMLYVEVTKRGGYEKVVEEKKWREVGTIFMFSPTTTSASFVLRKHYRSLLFSYEQVYFCKKQGPICSPPALSPVSFSISKRKCSNKPEVALVQYSSEMPKLAEPIPECLIPGSEGTGMITGKFDCGYLITVRLGSEVLKGVLYHPEEPVHSDGSPEPINVRIPDTKRSRRQRRSRRRDDPNHPKPNRSGYNFFFAEKHCKFKSLYPNREREFTKMIGESWSNLTAEERMVYQNIGVKDKERYKRELEEYKEKKKLRQSAEVNRDTEVIRKAKEESR comes from the exons ATGCCGCGCGTGGCGAAAGGCGAGAGCTCGAGGGGGTTGCAGAGCGTGCATTACTATCCCGCACCGCTTTCAACTCATGATGAAGTTGTTAATGATTCTGTTGTCTTCTGGGACACTCTCAGGCGCTTCCACTTCATGATGAACACCAGGTTTAT GATTCCTGTGATAGGAGGGAAGGAGCTAGATTTGCACATGTTGTACGTGGAGGTAACAAAGAGGGGTGGATATGAGAAG GTTGTTGAAGAGAAGAAATGGAGGGAAGTGGGTACTATTTTCATGTTCTCCCCAACCACAACAAGTGCTTCTTTTGTGTTGAGGAAGCACTACAGAAGTCTTCTGTTCAGTTATGAACAAGTTTACTTCTGTAAGAAACAGGGTCCTATATGTTCCCCTCCAG CTCTGTCTCCAGTTTCATTTTCCATTAGTAAGCGTAAATGCTCAAACAAGCCTGAAGTGGCTCTGGTACAATATTCCTCAGAAATGCCGAAACTGGCCGAACCCATACCAGAGTGCCTGATTCCGGGTTCTGAAg GAACTGGAATGATTACTGGGAAGTTTGATTGTGGTTACTTGATTACTGTGAGGTTGGGTTCGGAGGTTCTCAAGGGAGTGTTATACCATCCTGAGGAGCCAGTTCATTCTGATGGAAGCCCTGAGCCCATCAATGTTAGAATACCGGACACCAAAAGATCACGTCGTCAAAGGAGGAGCAGAAGAAGGGATGACCCCAACCATCCGAAACCTAATAGGAGTGGTTACAATTTTTTCTTCGCAGAGAAACATTGCAAGTTCAAGTCCCTCTACCCAAACAGAGAAAGAGAGTTTACAAAGATGATAGGCGAGTCTTGGAGCAATCTCACTGCAGAAGAGAGGATG GTTTACCAAAATATTGGGGTGAAAGACAAGGAGAGGTACAAGAGAGAACTGGAAGAAtacaaggaaaagaagaagctCAGGCAGAGCGCGGAAGTTAACAGAGACACAGAGGTCATTCGTAAAGCAAAAGAAGAGAGCCGGTAG